One window of Nocardia nova SH22a genomic DNA carries:
- a CDS encoding ABC transporter permease has translation MAPVTRASSGAGAIRIVSALRTFGRAVDIARESVSGTASDIVRREFQWREAILQAWRLVTVTAIPAVLIAIPFGVIVSVQVGNLIHTLGADSLLGATGGLGVIKQGAPLATGFLLGGAGAAAIAADLGARTIREEIDALNTMGISPIHRLVIPRLVAMILVAPLLNILIIFVGVVAGYAVAVGGQNVTPGSYWATFGSFTTVADVWVSLLKAVMFGFLVVIIACQRGLEAKGGPRGVADAVNAAVVLSVVSIAIVNLGVTQVVEMFLPTRLV, from the coding sequence ATGGCGCCGGTGACCCGGGCTTCCTCGGGCGCGGGCGCTATTCGTATCGTGTCCGCGCTGCGGACCTTCGGCAGAGCGGTCGATATCGCCCGGGAATCGGTGAGCGGCACCGCCTCCGATATCGTCCGGCGCGAATTCCAGTGGCGCGAAGCGATTCTGCAGGCGTGGCGGCTGGTGACCGTCACCGCGATTCCCGCCGTGCTGATCGCGATCCCGTTCGGCGTCATCGTCTCGGTACAGGTCGGCAACCTCATTCACACTCTGGGCGCGGATTCGCTGCTCGGCGCGACCGGCGGGCTCGGGGTGATCAAACAGGGCGCCCCGCTGGCCACCGGCTTCCTGCTGGGTGGCGCGGGCGCGGCCGCGATCGCCGCGGATCTGGGCGCGCGCACGATCCGCGAGGAGATCGATGCCCTCAACACGATGGGCATCTCGCCGATCCACCGCCTGGTGATTCCGCGACTGGTCGCGATGATCCTGGTCGCGCCGCTGCTGAACATCCTGATCATCTTCGTGGGCGTGGTCGCGGGTTATGCGGTCGCGGTCGGCGGGCAGAACGTCACGCCCGGAAGTTATTGGGCCACTTTCGGTTCCTTCACCACCGTCGCCGATGTGTGGGTCTCGCTGCTGAAGGCCGTGATGTTCGGATTCCTCGTGGTGATCATCGCCTGTCAGCGCGGCCTCGAGGCCAAGGGCGGCCCGCGCGGCGTGGCCGATGCGGTCAACGCGGCCGTCGTGCTGTCGGTGGTGTCGATCGCGATCGTGAATCTCGGCGTGACCCAGGTGGTGGAGATGTTCCTGCCGACGAGGCTGGTCTGA